Sequence from the Pyxidicoccus trucidator genome:
CGCTGGAGGGTGACACCAGCGACATCGGCGAGCCGTCCATCCTGAAGCTGATGGAGGCGGTGGACAGCTACATCCCCACCCCGGTGCGCGCCACCGACAAGCCCTTCCTGATGCCGGTGGAAGACGTCTTCTCCATCGCCGGCCGTGGTACGGTGGCGACGGGTCGCGTCGAGCGCGGCATCGTCAAGGTGGGCGAGGAAGTCGAAATCGTCGGCCTGCGCCCCACGCAGAAGACCGTCGTGACGGGCGTGGAGATGTTCCGCAAGCTGCTGGACCAGGGCATGGCGGGCGACAACATCGGCGCGCTGGTGCGTGGCCTGAAGCGTGAGGACCTGGAGCGCGGCCAGGTGCTGGCCAAGCCGGGCAGCATCACCCCGCACACCAAGTTCAAGGCGCAGATCTACGTGCTGTCGAAGGAGGAGGGTGGCCGTCACACCCCGTTCTTCAAGGGTTACCGTCCCCAGTTCTACTTCCGCACCACGGACGTGACGGGCACGGTGAAGCTGCCGGACAACGTGGAAATGGTGATGCCGGGCGACAACATCGCCATCGAGGTGGAGCTCATCACCCCGGTGGCCATGGAGAAGGAGCTGCGCTTCGCTGTTCGCGAGGGCGGCCGCACCGTGGGTGCAGGCGTCGTGGCGGAAATCATCGAGTAGTAGGTCCCTTCCGGCTCCCTGGGAACCCCATTCCGGGGCGATTTCAGGGAGCCGGAGGAAATCCAGTTGCATACCCCCGGGGCGGGATGGTAATCACCGCGCCCCTTCGTTCCGAAGAAACGGCTCTGTGAAATCCAGGGGACGTAAGTCGTAACGCCGCCCGAGGCACAGGCAGGGCTCGTTCTAAGAGGTTCTTGCGAATGGCGACACAGAAGATCCGCATCCGGTTGAAGGCGTACGACTCGAAGCTCCTGGATCAGAGTGCCGGGGAGATCGTCGAGACTGCCAAGCGCACGGGCGCGAAGGTGGCCGGCCCGATTCCCCTGCCGACGCGCATCAACAAGTTCACGGTGCTGCGGTCCCCGCACGTGGACAAGAAGAGCCGCGAGCAGTTCGAGATCCGCACGCACAAGCGCCTGCTCGACATCCTCGAGCCCACGCAGCAGACGCTGGATGCGCTCATGAAGCTGGATCTGTCGGCTGGTGTTGACGTCGAGATCAAGTCCTAGGAAGCGGGTGGGCGTCCGAGTGGTTTCACTCCGACCCCCGCGAGGAAAGTGCCATGGCGAAGTTTGACGTTGTCGACCTGGATTTGAAGAAGGTGTCGGAGATCGAGCTCTCCGACGACGTGTTCGGCGCGGAGCCGAACACCCACCTCTTTTACGAGGTGGCGAAGATGCAGCAGATCAACCGGCGTCGCGGCACGGTCGGGGTGAAGAACACCTCGCTGGTCAGCGGCGGCGGCAAGAAGCCCTGGAAGCAGAAGGGCACCGGTCGCGCCCGCCAGGGCTCCATCCGCGCTTCCCACTGGGTGGGCGGCGGCAAGGCGATGGCTCCCAAGTCGCGCGACTACTTCTACCGCCCGCCCCGCAAGGTGCGCCGCGGCGCCCTGAAGTCCGCGCTGTCCCTCCGGGCCCGCGAGAAGACCCTCATCATCCTGAGCGGCTTCTCCCTGGACGCGCCGAAGAGCAAGCAGGCCTTCGAGGTCCTCACCAAGCGCCTGAAGCTGAAGAACGCGCTGGTGATTGACGACAAGGGCAACACCAACCTGCACCGCAGCGTGCGCAACCTGGCGAAGTTCGACGTGCTGCCTCCCGAGGGGCTCAACCTCGAGGCCGTCCTGCGGCACTCGCACATCGTCCTCACCTCCGCGGCCGCGAAGACCCTCGAGGGGGCGCTGTCATGAATCTCACCGACGTCATCAAGGGCCCGCTCATCACCGAGAAGCTGGACAAGGCCCGCGAGAAGTTCCGCCAGTACTCGTTCATCGTCGACCGCAAGGCCACCAAGCACGACGTGGCCCGCGCGGTGGAGACGCTCTTCAAGGTCACCGTCGAGGGCGTTCGTACGAACGTCGTCCGCGGCAAGATCAAGCGGGTTGGCAAGAGCATCGGCAAGCGGCCCAACTTCAAGAAGGCCGTCGTCACCCTGAAGCAGGGCGATTCGATTGAGCTCTTCGAGGGAGGGGCGGCCTGACGCTACGGCGTCGAGCCTGCCTGCGAGGAAAACACCATGGGCATCAAGAAGTACAAGCCGACTAGCGCCGCCCGCCGTCACATGACGGTGTCCGACTTCGCGGACATCACCAAGGACTCGCCCGAGAAGGCCCTCACCGAGCCTCTCAAGCGGTCCGGTGGCCGCAACGTCCACGGGCACATCACCCGGCGTCACCAGGGTGGCGGTCACAAGCGCCGCTACCGCGTCATCGACTTCAAGCGTCGCGACAAGGACGGCGTGCCGGCCAGGGTCGCCGCGGTGGAGTACGACCCGAACCGCACCGCCAACATCGCGCTGCTGCACTACGCCGACGGCGAGAAGCGCTACATCCTCGCTCCCGTGGGCCTGAGCGTGGGTGACACCCTGTTCGCCGGCGAGACGGCGGACATCCGTCCGGGCAACAGCCTGCCGCTGCAGAACATCCCGGTGGGTACCGTCATCCACAACGTGGAGCTGAAGCCGGGCCGTGGCGCCCAGGTCATCCGCTCCGCCGGAACCTCGGGGCAGCTGATGGCGAAGGAGGGCCGCTACGCGCAGGTGCGTATGCCTTCCGGCACCGTCCGCATGGTCCTCATCGAGTGCCGCGCCACCGTTGGCCAGGTGGGCAACATCGAGCACGAGATCATCCGCATCGGCAAGGCGGGTAAGAGCCGCTGGCTGGGCATTCGTCCCACCGTCCGTGGTCTGGCGATGAACCCGGTCGACCACCCGCACGGCGGTGGCGAAGGCAAGTCCGGTCAGGGTAATCCGCATCCGGTGTCGCCGTGGGGCAAGAAGACCAAGGGCCTCACCACGCGCACCAACAAGCGCACTGACAAGTTCATCGTGAGCGGCCGCCGCCAGGGCGCGCGCAGCCAGTAAGAGGATCGCAAGTCATGGCTCGTTCGATCAAGAAGGGTCCGTTCGTCGATGATTTCCTCGTGAAGAAGATCGAGGACATGATCAAGACGAACAAGAAGACGGTCGTGAAGACGTGGTCGCGGCGCTCCACCATTCTTCCGGAGTTCGTCGGTCACACCTTCGCGGTGCACAACGGGAAGAAGTTCATCCCGGTGTTCGTCACGGAGAACATGGTGGGCCACAAGCTCGGCGAGTTCGCCCCGACGCGTACGTTCGGCGGTCACTCGGCGGAGAAGAAGGTCGCCAAGGCCCCGGGCAAGTAGCCTGGTGCATTGCCTGAGAGCCTGAGGAGAAGACCATGGAGTCGACTGCACATCTGCGTTTCCTGCGCATGAGCCCCCGCAAGATTTCCACCGTTGCGGCGCTCATCCGGGGCAAGCCTGTCGAGGCGGCCCTCAACATCCTGAAGTTCACCAAGCGCGCCGCGGCCAAGCCGGTGGAGACGCTCATCAAGAGCGCCGTGGCCAACGCGACGGACAAGTCCAAGGGGCAGGTCGACGTGGATACCCTCTACGTCAAGACCATCTCCGTGGATCAGGGTCCCACCCAGCGCCGCTTCATGCCGCGCGCCATGGGCCGGGCGACCCCCATCAAGAAGAAGACCGCCCATATCCATCTGGTGCTGGCCGAGGCCAAGAAGAAGTAGGACCCGTCGGGCCCCGCCCGGAACGTTCAAGGAGATTCACGTTGGGACAGAAAGTTCATCCGATCGGGTTCCGGCTTGGCGTCATCAAGACCTGGGACTCCAAGTGGTTCGAGCACAAGAACTACGCGCAGTGGCTCCATGAGGACATCCGCATCCGCGAGTTCGTGAAGAAGTCGCTGAACCACGCGGGCGTGTCCAAGGTGGAGATCGAGCGCGCGGCGAACAAGGTGAAGGTCAACGTCCACACCGCGCGGCCGGGCATCGTCATCGGCAAGCGTGGCGCGGGCATCGAGACGGTGAAGAAGGACCTGCAGCAGTTCACCAAGAACGAGGTCTTCCTCAACATCGTCGAGGTCCGCAAGGCCGAGACTGACGCCCAGCTCGTGGCGGAGAACATCGCCACGCAGCTCGAGCGCCGCATCGCCTTCCGCCGCGCCATGAAGAAGGCCCTGCAGACGGCGATGAAGTTCGGCGCCAAGGGCATTCGCGTGGCCTGCTCGGGCCGTCTCGGTGGCGCGGAGATGGCGCGCTACGAGTGGTACCGCGAGGGTCGCGTGCCCCTGCACACCCTGCGTGCGGACATCGACTACGGCTTCGCCGAGGCCAAGACGACCTACGGCAAGATTGGTTGCAAGGTCTGGGTCTGCAAGGGCGAGGTCCTCCCGGGCAAGGGCGGCCAGGCCCCGATGCCCTCCAACCGGTAATCTTCCCACCCGCGCCGGACGTGCCCGTGAGGGTCGTCCGGGGCAGGGCGGCCAAGGACAGCGACGATGCTTCAGCCTGCTCGTACCAAGTACCGCAAGATGCACAAGGGCCGCACCCCGGGCGCCGCTCACCGTGGCAGCGACATGACGTACGGTGAGTACGGCCTGGTCAGCCTCCAGCCGGGGTGGATCACCTCCCGGCAGATCGAGGCGGCTCGTATCGCGATGACGCGCCACGTGAAGCGTGGCGGCAAGATCTGGATTCGTATCTTCCCGGACAAGCCCATCACCAAGAAGCCCGCCGAGACTCGAATGGGTACCGGTAAGGGCGGCGTGGAGTACTACGTCGCGGTGGTGAAGCCCGGCCGTATCCTCTACGAGATGGAGGGTATGACGCGCGAAGTGGCCACCGGGGCGCTGAAGCTGGCGCAGGCGAAGCTGCCCGTGCTCACGAAGATCGTGACGCGCGCGGACCTGAGCCTCTAGGCATACAGCGGCGGGGGTCGGCCTCTGGTCGGCTCCCGCGCGCATGTGGAGACTGCAATGGCGACTGCGAAGGAA
This genomic interval carries:
- the rpsC gene encoding 30S ribosomal protein S3, whose amino-acid sequence is MGQKVHPIGFRLGVIKTWDSKWFEHKNYAQWLHEDIRIREFVKKSLNHAGVSKVEIERAANKVKVNVHTARPGIVIGKRGAGIETVKKDLQQFTKNEVFLNIVEVRKAETDAQLVAENIATQLERRIAFRRAMKKALQTAMKFGAKGIRVACSGRLGGAEMARYEWYREGRVPLHTLRADIDYGFAEAKTTYGKIGCKVWVCKGEVLPGKGGQAPMPSNR
- the rplB gene encoding 50S ribosomal protein L2; translation: MGIKKYKPTSAARRHMTVSDFADITKDSPEKALTEPLKRSGGRNVHGHITRRHQGGGHKRRYRVIDFKRRDKDGVPARVAAVEYDPNRTANIALLHYADGEKRYILAPVGLSVGDTLFAGETADIRPGNSLPLQNIPVGTVIHNVELKPGRGAQVIRSAGTSGQLMAKEGRYAQVRMPSGTVRMVLIECRATVGQVGNIEHEIIRIGKAGKSRWLGIRPTVRGLAMNPVDHPHGGGEGKSGQGNPHPVSPWGKKTKGLTTRTNKRTDKFIVSGRRQGARSQ
- the rpsS gene encoding 30S ribosomal protein S19, with product MARSIKKGPFVDDFLVKKIEDMIKTNKKTVVKTWSRRSTILPEFVGHTFAVHNGKKFIPVFVTENMVGHKLGEFAPTRTFGGHSAEKKVAKAPGK
- the rplP gene encoding 50S ribosomal protein L16; protein product: MLQPARTKYRKMHKGRTPGAAHRGSDMTYGEYGLVSLQPGWITSRQIEAARIAMTRHVKRGGKIWIRIFPDKPITKKPAETRMGTGKGGVEYYVAVVKPGRILYEMEGMTREVATGALKLAQAKLPVLTKIVTRADLSL
- the rplV gene encoding 50S ribosomal protein L22; this translates as MESTAHLRFLRMSPRKISTVAALIRGKPVEAALNILKFTKRAAAKPVETLIKSAVANATDKSKGQVDVDTLYVKTISVDQGPTQRRFMPRAMGRATPIKKKTAHIHLVLAEAKKK
- a CDS encoding 50S ribosomal protein L23, giving the protein MNLTDVIKGPLITEKLDKAREKFRQYSFIVDRKATKHDVARAVETLFKVTVEGVRTNVVRGKIKRVGKSIGKRPNFKKAVVTLKQGDSIELFEGGAA
- a CDS encoding EF-Tu/IF-2/RF-3 family GTPase, whose amino-acid sequence is LEGDTSDIGEPSILKLMEAVDSYIPTPVRATDKPFLMPVEDVFSIAGRGTVATGRVERGIVKVGEEVEIVGLRPTQKTVVTGVEMFRKLLDQGMAGDNIGALVRGLKREDLERGQVLAKPGSITPHTKFKAQIYVLSKEEGGRHTPFFKGYRPQFYFRTTDVTGTVKLPDNVEMVMPGDNIAIEVELITPVAMEKELRFAVREGGRTVGAGVVAEIIE
- the rpsJ gene encoding 30S ribosomal protein S10 — protein: MATQKIRIRLKAYDSKLLDQSAGEIVETAKRTGAKVAGPIPLPTRINKFTVLRSPHVDKKSREQFEIRTHKRLLDILEPTQQTLDALMKLDLSAGVDVEIKS
- the rplD gene encoding 50S ribosomal protein L4; the protein is MAKFDVVDLDLKKVSEIELSDDVFGAEPNTHLFYEVAKMQQINRRRGTVGVKNTSLVSGGGKKPWKQKGTGRARQGSIRASHWVGGGKAMAPKSRDYFYRPPRKVRRGALKSALSLRAREKTLIILSGFSLDAPKSKQAFEVLTKRLKLKNALVIDDKGNTNLHRSVRNLAKFDVLPPEGLNLEAVLRHSHIVLTSAAAKTLEGALS